Genomic window (Paenibacillus sp. 37):
GGACACGTAATAACGTTTAATTCATGCGTACTCACACTAATTAACTTTGACTAGGCTCCATTGCTGATTGGCCCCGCCATTGTCGGCCCACTGAATCGTGGAGGCACCCGCGGTCAGAGAACCTTGATTGATGTCAATCGTCAGGCCACTGTTTCGATTCGCAAGTACCACATATCCTCCCACATCAATTGGCAGCCATTGCTGATTGTTGCCCCCGTTATCTTGCCACTGAATCAGAGCGGCTCCGCCTTGTGTAGAACCCGAATTCACATCCAGCAAAAGCCCACTGCCCACATTGCGGATGTTGTAATATCCGTTCCCTGCGGACTCCAGTTTCCACTGCTGGTTGGCTGCTCCATTATCATTCCACTGAATGATTGTTGCCCCACCCGTAGAAGAAGCACCGTTAACATCGAGTGCAAGTCCACTGTTGCGATTGATTAATTTGTAGATGGCCCCGGATTCATATCCTGTACCGCCATTGTAAGTTGCACCGGAAATGACGTAGGTTGTGACCGAATTGGCCTTGGCCGTAGCGGTAAAGGTTTTGTTTTGCACCGAAATATTGGTCAGTTGCTGCAACTTCTCAGTCGAAGAGGTCCGATATACCTGAGCAGACGTGCCTGTGTTCGTAAAACGACTGAGATCATAGGTTACCGTTGTATCCGTCGATTCCGAATTGGTCGTGACCAACACAACTTTGCCGGAAGCCGCATCATAGGCTGCAAGGGTATTGGCATCACTCATGCCGATAATCTTGTACCCAGGACGAATAAATTTGCTGTAATTACCCATGACATAGTATTTTTGGTTCACGGTATAACTGGTCGTTTGGGTATTGTTCAACACGTTTTTGAAGAATCCCCATCCGTCGGCACTATCCACGGCTTGCCAATACACCCATCCACTTGCGCCCATATTGCGAATATCCTTGAGGATGGTCCGTGACATCGTAAGTCCGCTTGCATCCCCATCGCCATATTCCGAGGTCCACAGATGTTTGCCCACAGACGTCGCTGTGTTGCGCAAAGCCGTACGATTGCTTCCACCATACGTATGGGTATTGATCTGAGTAATCGCTGATTTAACCGCATTGCTGTAGCTGTTGAACGACACATTGGTATCATCGATACTGTATTCTTCCGGTGCGCTCAGCTTCGTGGACAGACCCTTCGCATTCAACGAAGCTTGTAGCTGACTCAGAATTGTGTTCTGATCCGCCCGGTCAAAGTGCATGCCCTCCTGGTCATTGCTCTGCTTCCACCATGTCGAGATCGGTTCATTCAGCGGAGTTACACTATCAAATGTGATCCCCCAGTTATCCCGAAAATGCTTCACAACCTCGGTTAAGTAATCGGCAAAATCATCGTAGTAATCGGGCTTGAGGTTGTTACCTCCATTGGCCGAACCGGACACATTACCACTGATGGTCATCCAGTAAGGTGCGGAATTCGCAAAAGCTTCGATGACATTCACGCCTTGCGCTTTGGCAGCTTGCAGCATATATCGTTGGTTTGCATCTGCATTCCAGTCATACACGCCCGGAGAAGGCTGGTAACCAGGAACGGCTTTGCGATATTCAAGGATATTGGACGATGGATTATCCCCGCCTCCAATGTTGTACCGCAGGATATTCAGCCCCAGTCCGGTATTCGCGTTGAACATTTTCTCCACATACTCATCCCGATTGGAGTATTCTCCAACCACCTTGCCCCACCACGCGAGGGATGTTCCCCATCCTTCCATCGTCTGATATTGCTTCGATGGATCGGCAACAGCCGTGTAGGCTCCCGCAGCAGATACCTCTGTGCCCAGACCCAAACTACTTGTTAGCAGACTTCCTGCCAGCAGCAGCGAGCTCATTCGTTTTAACCACTTCATCCGCTTCACTCCTTGTGATTTTTTAGAAAACGAACACCCATTATTGTGCAACCTCTCGGAAGGTCGCGTCTGACTTATCCAGTGCAGTAACGACAGCTTCCAATCTCAGCACATTATTATAATGTCTCAGGTACAGGTTCGGATTACTAAACGAGGTATACGATGTCCAACTGGTGTTAGCAAGTCCATTTACCCGTTTGAACGTGGCGTCATTTCGGAATGTAGTGCTGCCGTCATTTTTCACGAGTGTGATGTTGCCATTATTATTGCGCAGGAAATAACCCGGATAATTCATGGACTCAAACGAAATGCCTGTTGCATTCGACAGCCCGGGAACGATACGGAATTGTGCATCTTCCGCTGGACTGACATTGGCATCAATCCGTGCCTGATAGTTGTAGTGACGAATGAAACTGCCAGGCACATTGAATGACTCCAGCTTGCGGATATCACCCGGTTGTCCGGATTCTTTCAATACGGTCATATGCCGGACGAGTCCGGTAAGACCTGCAATCTCTTGTTTGGCACCCCAAGTCTGGAAGTTGTCAGCAGAGTCGCTGTAATAATATTTTTGTGTTGCATAGCCGTCAAAGTAGATTCGCCAGGAACCATTATCCAGCTGAACAAGCGCCGGACCTTCCACCCAAGAACCCCAACCTGCCCAATCCCCTGTACCTTTAAAGGTATAAGGACCCGCTAGCGAGGTGGCTGTCGCATATTCGATGTATTTAGTGGTCTCGTTTTTGGTAAAAGCATGATAGGTTGAGCCTGTCTTCACGATAAAAGTGTCGATATAATTGGGAGCAATGCCTGCCAGTTCAGTAGGTGCAGACCATGAGGTAGACGCTAGATTGCTGCCTGAAGCTGTGAGGACATAAGGTTTGAAATTCTCATAGTTGCCTGGTGAGAGGGACACGATAACGTTCAGACTGCCGTTGCTGTCTTTGAACCATTCCGGTGCCCAGGTGTGTGCGATTGTGGCAGGTGTGGATAATGTAATGTTACGAACAAATGTCCAGTTTACCTTATCCGTGCTGGAGGCGATGCCGATGGTGTTACCCGACCAGTTCGTGGTGTAGACGACGTAATATAGACCATCTGTGTGCTTCATGATGCTTGGATCGCGGATCAGATTGGCCGGAGGTGTATAGGCTGGCCCTTTTAGCAAACCATAGTGTGTCGCATTATAGGATTCATAGATATACATATTGGACTCACTTGTGTTCGTGAAGGCGGATATCGTATAGACACTTGTCGCAGCTCTGGCTGTATTGGGGAAAAACATTGTTAATAGAAGTAATGTTCCGAACAGCAGGATCATTTCGGCCTTGAAACCGCTGTGTCCTCTTGCTCTGTCTTTCCTCTTCGTTAACATCAGGTCATCTCCTTATCCAGGATTGAAAGGAATAATGAATTAGACTTAACATACCTTACAGCCGATTTAAACGTTATCTTGGAGTCATCCCTCTATAAGCACACCTTACGACTACCTGTTCAAATTCCAATTACATGAAGCATCACTCCCTTCACAGATCATGGATGAACACTCTTTATATATGTAAACGGTTACAATTCATTAATCTACAAGTGTTACCTTAGTTCGTTGTACCAACCTGATCACCACAGTTCCCCCATTCCCTTAGCTAATTCACTCACAAGACTGAATCCAAAGATTCACAAGCTCGGGTTATTTGACTAAGAAAATGAGGTAGTGTGACTGTGTTAAAAGGTGAAACGTAGCGTGCGACTCGAACTATCTCGATCCAGTTCTTGTTCTCAACCATAGTTGAATCGGTAAGACAGCTAACGATCCATACATGAACTATTCCACCGCAACCCACGGATAACGGGATAATGCGTCCAACAGGAATCGTACCCGTTCTGGCGTTTTTCCTTCTTCATCGAACAAAAGTAATTCATTCTCTTCCTGTAGCCATGCTACTGGAATTTTGTAATCCTCTTGCGGACCAATCTGCCAGTAACGGCCCAGATGATGTCCGTTCAGGTGAATCGTTCCTTTGCTCATCCCGGTCAGGCGAAGCATCAGATTCACTTTATGATGCTCCGAAACCGCAGGCTTCGCGAAACGCCAGCGGTACCAGACCGGCTGACCATACGATCCTCGGATTGGAGTATGATTGGATACAGGGTGAGACTTCTCACTCAATGTAGCACGATTAACCGATTCATTCGTGGTGTAGGGCACCAGATTGGCAGTACAATTGCCACCTGCGGCGATACCAGGCTGTCCTGCACGCTGGATTGACCCCTGTGCTCCAGGATGGATCGATTCCTGTCCTACCTCGTAGCTCACCCATTGTTGCGGAAGCAATGCATCCGTCCCTGCCATACGCCAATCCTTCAGTTCTCCCTGACTCGGATATGTGATTAGTTCCAGTCGATCCAGCGAAGAGCGGCTATACGGCATTTCCAGTGTATTTGTCTCTCCGGGCTTGATATACAAGGATATGTCTAACGTCTGGAAGGCAAACCAATCCTGATATCCTTCCATCGGAACTTCGATGCCATTGATACGAAGGCCTTTGCTCAGTGCACCCACGAGAATCGCACGATCCATGCCATCCAGCGTAAAGCTTCTGCTCAGAAGTGGAGATTCTTGGAGAGAGTTCACCTCATCGAGATGCACAAGTCCACTCTCCATACGCCAATCCCGACGAATATCCTGAACCTTGCCACTCAGATACACAGCACCAGCCAGACCTTTGCTCTCACCTAAATACGGAGAGAAGTTCAATCTGCCCATATGCTGTACCAGAATCTGAAGTGTATTCTTCCCTTTGGCCACCTGCAACTGCACTCCAGCGGCACCTATCTGACGCACTAATGCCTGCTGAACACCATTAACGATGATTCTGGCAGTATCTTGGATATCCGGCAAAATGAGGTTTGTGACCCCTTCGGTTGGACTCTCGAAATCACATTCGTACAATAGATAACCAAAATCTTGTCCGTATCGGGAAAAGTCTTCGGGTTGTCCACTCGCCGAGCGTTGCTTCGCAGTTAACGTAATACGTGACATCTCAGGAGAATCAGACAACGTCGGCGCACTCGGTAATGTCCACGGAAGCTGCTGCTGTATACCTGTAATAGACTCCTCACCGTCAAAGAACTCGTGACCTGTTAACGTCCGTTCTCCATCTGTCCAGTCACCAAGCAGCATTATCATGCGATCCGGATCCGTGATCATGCCCTTGACCTGACCAGATGACAACACGTCCACGTCATCGAACCCGATCACATAACGTAGTCCCTTCTGATCTGTTGCTTCCAATCGCCATGTTCGATTCATCATCTCTTGATCCAGAATGACGAAACGGATCGGTGTGCCGTTTGCTTCCAGTTGGATCATTCCCGGCTCTTGGAAATGGAACAGGTCGAAGCGGTGTACATTCCTTGATGAATCATGCTCGACCAGCACTTGCAGCGAACTGTCCATGACGTTCAAGTCCACGGCTTCCAATTCAACTATGGAACGCTGCCCTGCTGGGGCCACGATGAACAGGGTCAATACTCCATTGATCATTTCATTGCCCGTAATCATCGTTCCTGCAGTCAGGTATACGTGTTCAGCAATCTGTACTCGATCCAGCAACGGAACAATCTGTCCTGGATTCAGCGATACGAGAAGAGTCCGGCCTTCCTCTAGCGTAATGTGCATGGTCTCCCGTTCATCCTTGTGACTCTCCAGGAACCAAATCTTCTGGTTGTTAGCCTGTCTGCCTCGTACAGATATGCCTTCAGGATGACGTACAACGATCTGTTCTTCTGGAATTTCCTCTGTTTCCATCAGAAGGGCCCCGAAAGCATGGACGAAATAGGACAAATTCTTGGTTACAGCATATTTCGGTGTCACCCGTCCATATTCGTTCAGCGGTGCATCATAGTCATAGGACGTAATCATGAAGATGTCACTGCTACCCATCGTTCTGCCGCCATATCCTCCGAAGTTCGTGCCACCATAGAACATGTAGTGACTGATTCCGGTATACCCGGCACGCAAAATCTCCATGATACGTCTCTCCAGCAAAGGCGCTGTCTTCTGAATGGCTGAAGGCCCTCCCCAATTCTCAAACCATCCGGTCCAGAATTCAGTGACCATCTTCGGGGTGTCCGGCTGTTTGACTCGAAGTTTCTCATAATGCCCGTCAGCACCTGACCAGAAATTAGCCCCTTCAATGGTGCCTTCCGCCCCGCCAACGCAAGTGATCAGCGTAGCGTCAATGCCACGTTGCAACAATCCATCTCTCAGCGTATTC
Coding sequences:
- a CDS encoding RICIN domain-containing protein produces the protein MKWLKRMSSLLLAGSLLTSSLGLGTEVSAAGAYTAVADPSKQYQTMEGWGTSLAWWGKVVGEYSNRDEYVEKMFNANTGLGLNILRYNIGGGDNPSSNILEYRKAVPGYQPSPGVYDWNADANQRYMLQAAKAQGVNVIEAFANSAPYWMTISGNVSGSANGGNNLKPDYYDDFADYLTEVVKHFRDNWGITFDSVTPLNEPISTWWKQSNDQEGMHFDRADQNTILSQLQASLNAKGLSTKLSAPEEYSIDDTNVSFNSYSNAVKSAITQINTHTYGGSNRTALRNTATSVGKHLWTSEYGDGDASGLTMSRTILKDIRNMGASGWVYWQAVDSADGWGFFKNVLNNTQTTSYTVNQKYYVMGNYSKFIRPGYKIIGMSDANTLAAYDAASGKVVLVTTNSESTDTTVTYDLSRFTNTGTSAQVYRTSSTEKLQQLTNISVQNKTFTATAKANSVTTYVISGATYNGGTGYESGAIYKLINRNSGLALDVNGASSTGGATIIQWNDNGAANQQWKLESAGNGYYNIRNVGSGLLLDVNSGSTQGGAALIQWQDNGGNNQQWLPIDVGGYVVLANRNSGLTIDINQGSLTAGASTIQWADNGGANQQWSLVKVN
- a CDS encoding glycoside hydrolase family 43 protein; the protein is MLTKRKDRARGHSGFKAEMILLFGTLLLLTMFFPNTARAATSVYTISAFTNTSESNMYIYESYNATHYGLLKGPAYTPPANLIRDPSIMKHTDGLYYVVYTTNWSGNTIGIASSTDKVNWTFVRNITLSTPATIAHTWAPEWFKDSNGSLNVIVSLSPGNYENFKPYVLTASGSNLASTSWSAPTELAGIAPNYIDTFIVKTGSTYHAFTKNETTKYIEYATATSLAGPYTFKGTGDWAGWGSWVEGPALVQLDNGSWRIYFDGYATQKYYYSDSADNFQTWGAKQEIAGLTGLVRHMTVLKESGQPGDIRKLESFNVPGSFIRHYNYQARIDANVSPAEDAQFRIVPGLSNATGISFESMNYPGYFLRNNNGNITLVKNDGSTTFRNDATFKRVNGLANTSWTSYTSFSNPNLYLRHYNNVLRLEAVVTALDKSDATFREVAQ
- a CDS encoding beta-galactosidase, whose product is MTEKASLLLQEQEKNTARAENSVQSELTYDARSFFLNGERVFLNSATIHYFRMPKEEWREVLLKAKLAGMNCIDTYFAWNVHEPEEGQWSFEGDNDCGAFLDLCAELGMWVIARPGPFICAEWDFGGFPYWLGTKDGVKFRENNEMYLHYVNLYFDRLVPIIRERQLSAGGTVILVQVENEYGYLMDDAAASDHMNTLRDGLLQRGIDATLITCVGGAEGTIEGANFWSGADGHYEKLRVKQPDTPKMVTEFWTGWFENWGGPSAIQKTAPLLERRIMEILRAGYTGISHYMFYGGTNFGGYGGRTMGSSDIFMITSYDYDAPLNEYGRVTPKYAVTKNLSYFVHAFGALLMETEEIPEEQIVVRHPEGISVRGRQANNQKIWFLESHKDERETMHITLEEGRTLLVSLNPGQIVPLLDRVQIAEHVYLTAGTMITGNEMINGVLTLFIVAPAGQRSIVELEAVDLNVMDSSLQVLVEHDSSRNVHRFDLFHFQEPGMIQLEANGTPIRFVILDQEMMNRTWRLEATDQKGLRYVIGFDDVDVLSSGQVKGMITDPDRMIMLLGDWTDGERTLTGHEFFDGEESITGIQQQLPWTLPSAPTLSDSPEMSRITLTAKQRSASGQPEDFSRYGQDFGYLLYECDFESPTEGVTNLILPDIQDTARIIVNGVQQALVRQIGAAGVQLQVAKGKNTLQILVQHMGRLNFSPYLGESKGLAGAVYLSGKVQDIRRDWRMESGLVHLDEVNSLQESPLLSRSFTLDGMDRAILVGALSKGLRINGIEVPMEGYQDWFAFQTLDISLYIKPGETNTLEMPYSRSSLDRLELITYPSQGELKDWRMAGTDALLPQQWVSYEVGQESIHPGAQGSIQRAGQPGIAAGGNCTANLVPYTTNESVNRATLSEKSHPVSNHTPIRGSYGQPVWYRWRFAKPAVSEHHKVNLMLRLTGMSKGTIHLNGHHLGRYWQIGPQEDYKIPVAWLQEENELLLFDEEGKTPERVRFLLDALSRYPWVAVE